A region of Elusimicrobiota bacterium DNA encodes the following proteins:
- a CDS encoding efflux RND transporter periplasmic adaptor subunit: MEEAKVSADLAALENEKTVLRSPRDGILGDKDAELGEYITPNKKIATLVNIDSVVVKVGVIEKEIDRIFPGQKVVLTVDTYPNVEFTGKVENLNPMVAPGSRTLGIEARLANEGGLLLPGMFARVRITIFEQDNALTVPNDAVEKTSGGSRVFVVTKNNTAEARDVEVSYVSSQFSLISRGLEPGDLVITQRPQDLKAGAAVKIIEKS, from the coding sequence TTGGAGGAGGCCAAAGTTTCCGCTGACTTGGCCGCCCTGGAAAATGAAAAGACGGTTCTTCGCTCTCCCAGGGACGGTATTTTGGGCGACAAGGACGCCGAGTTGGGAGAGTACATTACCCCGAACAAAAAAATTGCCACGCTCGTCAACATCGACAGCGTTGTGGTGAAAGTCGGCGTGATCGAAAAAGAGATCGACCGGATTTTTCCAGGGCAAAAAGTGGTTTTGACCGTGGACACCTACCCCAACGTGGAGTTCACCGGGAAGGTTGAAAACCTCAATCCCATGGTGGCGCCTGGAAGCCGGACCCTGGGTATCGAGGCTCGCCTCGCCAACGAGGGGGGGCTTCTGTTGCCCGGGATGTTCGCCCGGGTGCGCATCACGATCTTTGAGCAGGACAACGCCCTCACCGTGCCGAACGACGCCGTAGAAAAAACCTCCGGAGGAAGCCGCGTGTTCGTGGTGACCAAAAACAACACCGCCGAGGCTCGGGACGTGGAGGTCAGCTACGTTTCCAGCCAGTTCTCTCTTATTTCACGCGGACTCGAGCCCGGGGACCTCGTGATCACCCAGCGCCCCCAGGACTTGAAGGCCGGCGCCGCCGTCAAAATTATCGAAAAGAGCTGA